One window of the Rosa rugosa chromosome 3, drRosRugo1.1, whole genome shotgun sequence genome contains the following:
- the LOC133738326 gene encoding serine carboxypeptidase-like 17, translating to MAFGSGNNTMSWVCLHLLLVLVFSAKAVLCGTLVKSIPGFAGDLPFKLYTGYVSVGKAEMFYYFIESEGNPKEDPLLLWYSGGPGCSVLSGIVYENGPIVFNYTAYEGGLPSTYYYPYSWTKTASVLFVDAPVGTGFSYATSADEFPSSDLKTAAQVYGFLREWLEEHPRFLKVQLFIGADSYSGLTGTIVVKYIIDDNDAGVLPRLNLKGYVIGCPLTDQTLNGNSKYVYSHRMGLISDELYEAAKESCNSSFYDATTSEPECYEDVQLMAKQIKDINKLCILEPKCTWASPDQDGETARRYLHENPEEFIRSLPKDPEYYCRNFNYMLAYVWANDEGVRKALNVREGTVLDWKRCNKSLSYTEDVESVVEYHKYLSTKGLQVLIFNGDHDLTVPNTGTEEWIRSLDLPVVQYWRPWLVDGQIAGYTVKYSSSEGYRLTYATVKGAGHSAPEYKRRECYIMFDRFIHYYPL from the exons ATGGCATTTGGTTCTGGCAACAACACCATGAGTTGGGTTTGTTTGCATTTGcttcttgttttggttttctCAGCAAAGGCAGTTCTTTGTGGCACACTGGTCAAGTCTATTCCGGGTTTCGCTGGTGATCTTCCTTTTAAGCTCTACACTGG GTATGTCAGTGTGGGTAAAGCAGAGATGTTTTACTACTTCATTGAGTCAGAAGGAAACCCCAAAGAAGATCCTTTGTTGTTGTGGTATAGTGGAGGCCCTGGTTGTTCTGTTTTAAGTGGTATCGTATACGAAAATG GTCCTATAGTTTTCAATTATACAGCTTATGAAGGAGGGTTACCATCTACATATTACTACCCATACTCATGGACAAAG ACTGCAAGTGTATTGTTTGTGGATGCACCTGTTGGCACTGGTTTCTCCTATGCAACTAGTGCAGATGAATTCCCTTCTTCAGATTTAAAAACAGCAGCACAGGTTTATGGATTTTTGAGGGAG TGGTTGGAAGAGCACCCACGATTTCTCAAAGTTCAGCTATTTATTGGGGCTGACTCATATTCAGGCCTGACGGGCACCATCGTTGTCAAATACATAATAGATG ACAATGATGCCGGAGTACTGCCACGACTCAACCTCAAG GGGTATGTTATAGGGTGTCCACTTACTGATCAAACTCTCAATGGGAATTCAAAGTATGTTTATTCTCATCGGATGGGGCTTATATCAGATGAACTCTACGAG GCAGCTAAAGAAAGCTGCAATTCAAGTTTCTATGATGCTACCACGTCAGAGCCAGAATGCTATGAGGACGTTCAATTGATGGCAAAG CAAATTAAAGACATAAACAAACTCTGCATTCTAGAGCCAAAGTGCACGTGGGCTTCCCCAGACCAAGATGGAGAAACAGCTCGTAGATATTTACATGAAAATCCTGAAGAATTCATCCGGTCACTTCCAAAAGATCCTGAATACTACTGTCGA AACTTCAATTATATGCTGGCTTATGTATGGGCAAACGATGAAGGTGTAAGAAAGGCACTTAATGTCAGAGAG GGAACAGTACTAGATTGGAAGAGATGCAATAAAAGTTTGTCATACACAGAAGATGTGGAAAGTGTCGTTGAGTATCATAAATACCTCAGTACCAAGGGATTACAAGTTCTGATATTCAA TGGTGATCATGACCTTACAGTCCCAAACACCGGTACGGAAGAGTGGATAAGAAGTTTGGATTTGCCTGTTGTCCAGTATTGGAGACCGTGGCTAGTTGATGGTCAAATTGCTGG ATACACTGTCAAGTATTCAAGTAGTGAGGGATACCGTTTGACTTATGCAACTGTAAAG GGTGCTGGGCACTCAGCTCCTGAATACAAGCGTAGGGAATGTTATATCATGTTTGATAGGTTCATCCATTACTATCCTCTCTGA